Proteins encoded together in one Stigmatella aurantiaca window:
- a CDS encoding flagellar biosynthetic protein FliO, whose protein sequence is MRPLVACGWLLIAPSLAAAQAVSSPPPSAPAPTALPPEAAAPVAQPSPAAPAAPAASAPTAGSELPDPFAAEAAPEEPESMGWTLVRTLLLLAAVVASIYLTLNVGLRRLMGLQGVPVGRPSVIAVLERLPLDQRRTLFVLKAADEYLLVGGGEGGLQLLSKLDTEAVERIRAERPPAPAIPLSPFLQKLLSRRTGSTPPRS, encoded by the coding sequence GTGCGCCCCCTCGTGGCCTGTGGCTGGTTGTTGATCGCGCCGTCGCTCGCCGCGGCGCAGGCGGTCTCCTCGCCACCCCCGTCGGCCCCCGCGCCCACGGCCCTCCCTCCGGAGGCCGCGGCCCCGGTGGCCCAGCCCTCTCCGGCCGCGCCCGCGGCGCCGGCGGCCTCCGCGCCCACGGCGGGAAGCGAGCTGCCGGATCCGTTCGCCGCCGAGGCCGCCCCCGAGGAGCCCGAGAGCATGGGCTGGACGCTGGTGCGCACGCTGCTGCTGCTGGCCGCGGTGGTGGCCTCCATCTACCTGACGCTCAACGTGGGGCTGCGGCGGTTGATGGGGCTGCAGGGCGTGCCGGTGGGGCGCCCTTCCGTCATCGCGGTCCTGGAGCGCCTGCCGCTGGACCAGCGCCGGACGCTCTTCGTGTTGAAGGCGGCGGACGAATACCTCCTGGTGGGGGGCGGGGAGGGGGGCCTTCAGCTCCTGTCCAAGCTCGATACCGAGGCGGTCGAGCGCATCCGCGCCGAGCGTCCGCCGGCGCCCGCCATCCCCTTGAGCCCCTTCCTTCAGAAGCTCCTCTCCCGCCGCACCGGCTCCACGCCGCCGCGTTCCTGA
- the sctQ gene encoding type III secretion system cytoplasmic ring protein SctQ, giving the protein MSLSRDDEPGTYDRTMLVDLRQIRPPAKSWKPFSFRNLERVNREQAGLSLQVQRMLPPASAAEPLYARLKALFDAEARVNLVSVQVRPFLELQRYLGDPSFLVVLAPGALKERVVLEVELPLAHNLVDMLLGGVGETVGLRPLTDIEEGVMSFVVLEALKALAPALDPALPKLRLETVARGVEDVASRLGDDDRMVVVHLNASLGPHTGLVRLVIPAAVVGAAELGQAAAERRSRLNADLQQNQWMLSTVRSWMRAEIGQAEIASEDLAYIRVKDVVLLDALTARPDRGEEGTAVLRLGAGSSRVEAEVFLEDGQYKARVTSIVIGEPAFQRAVPPPEGEDGFTQPETGGSPESEGQSVDTMNKPEGSDLLADIPLQIAVELARVAVSADEVVALRVGHVIELHRSAGEPVELSVNGKVVARGELVEVEGQLGVRVLSLAG; this is encoded by the coding sequence ATGAGCCTCAGCCGGGATGATGAGCCCGGAACCTACGACCGGACGATGCTGGTGGACTTGCGCCAGATCCGTCCGCCGGCCAAGTCCTGGAAGCCCTTCAGCTTCCGGAACCTGGAGCGGGTGAACCGCGAACAGGCCGGGCTCTCGCTGCAGGTTCAACGGATGTTGCCGCCCGCGAGCGCGGCCGAGCCCCTGTACGCCCGGCTCAAGGCGCTGTTCGACGCCGAGGCCCGGGTGAACCTGGTGTCCGTGCAGGTGCGCCCCTTCCTGGAGCTGCAGCGCTACCTGGGGGATCCGTCCTTCCTGGTAGTGCTCGCCCCGGGCGCCCTCAAGGAACGGGTGGTGCTGGAGGTGGAGCTGCCCCTGGCCCACAACCTGGTGGACATGCTGCTGGGCGGGGTGGGGGAGACGGTGGGCCTCAGGCCCCTGACGGACATCGAGGAGGGCGTGATGAGCTTCGTCGTCCTCGAGGCCCTCAAGGCGCTGGCGCCCGCGCTGGATCCGGCCCTGCCCAAGCTGCGGCTGGAGACGGTGGCCCGCGGGGTGGAGGACGTGGCGTCGCGGCTGGGAGACGATGACCGGATGGTGGTCGTCCACCTGAACGCCTCGCTCGGCCCCCACACGGGGCTGGTGCGCCTGGTGATTCCCGCCGCCGTGGTGGGCGCGGCCGAGCTGGGGCAGGCCGCCGCGGAGCGGCGCTCCCGGCTGAACGCGGACCTCCAGCAGAACCAGTGGATGCTCTCCACGGTGCGCTCCTGGATGCGCGCGGAGATCGGCCAGGCGGAGATCGCCAGCGAGGACCTGGCCTACATCCGCGTCAAGGACGTGGTGCTGCTGGATGCGCTCACGGCCCGGCCGGACCGGGGCGAGGAGGGCACCGCGGTGCTGCGCCTGGGCGCGGGCAGCTCCCGGGTGGAAGCGGAAGTGTTTCTGGAGGACGGCCAGTACAAGGCGCGCGTCACCTCCATCGTCATTGGCGAGCCGGCTTTCCAGCGCGCCGTCCCTCCGCCCGAGGGGGAAGACGGGTTTACCCAGCCCGAGACCGGCGGGTCTCCGGAGTCGGAAGGACAGTCCGTGGACACGATGAACAAGCCAGAGGGCAGCGACCTGCTGGCCGACATCCCCTTGCAGATCGCCGTGGAGCTGGCCCGGGTCGCCGTCTCCGCGGACGAGGTGGTGGCCCTGCGGGTGGGCCACGTCATCGAGCTGCACCGCTCCGCCGGGGAGCCCGTGGAGCTGTCGGTCAATGGCAAGGTGGTGGCCCGGGGCGAGCTGGTGGAGGTGGAGGGCCAGCTCGGCGTCCGGGTGCTCTCCCTGGCCGGGTAG